From the genome of Aspergillus oryzae RIB40 DNA, chromosome 4:
TGCCCTATACTTCCTTAACTCATACGACGCATCGTGGGTATCTTCAGTTACAACGACGTCTGTAAGGGGAGAATATGTCATCAGTCCATGGATTACGAACGCTGAATATCGGCTCCTAGTTTGTATATTCAGTTGTTCGACTCTAATCAGCCTAATATGAGCCATTCACTTGTCAGTAGCGGCTTTGGCCAACAGGACAGCGGTTTACATAGTTGCCTACCCTCGACTTTCTGGGGCATTTTTTATTTCCGTTATACAGCTTAGTTAATAAAAGAAGATCTCCAGTAAATTAGGCACACGTTGGTCTTGATTATATAGTCTTGACAGCATTCGTGAACCATGGTAGTGTGCAATGTCATATCCATATCAGCCAGCCACTTCCGGTCGAACACCGTTTGCAGATTTATTCATAGTATACGTCTCTCTATAGAGTACAGTATGAACTGGGAAATTTTGCCTCCACGCTGATAAAAGCCAATCATGTTTCACAATAATCTAGGGTTGCTTTTAAGTACGAAATAACCTGGGGATCTCGAGGAGATACATTTTCCGGAATAGGTAGAGTCCTCGGTCCACCATGCAACAGTAGCAATAAAATGGATAatgtatctatctatagGTGTACCATAAAAAGGTCATTGATCTGATCACTTAAGTGGGATTGCCAGGTTCAGCCTTATTTAACTTCACTTTAAAAGAATAATCATCAAGCAAACATGAATATGTCCCTACCACCACGGTTTTCAGAGGTATTAACCCAAGTGCAGGGATATTGAAATCCCTCAGTATATTAACACAGACCTACCATCCTATTCATGATGAGGGCTCTCtcgtttcttccccttctttccctcgcCTACGCGCAAGGCCAGGATCCATTAACTACCGGAAACCAGGCTCTCAATAACCCCTTCGGAGAAGCGGAATACAACGAACTGTGTGCCAATCCTCGCGATGCGGAAGTGGAGTTGGGCCCTGGATTGTTTTTCCGATACTATTGTGACACGTATCCCCGACAGTGAAACAATAAAGTTGAAGGTACCTCGTCCATTGCAGCCTGTGTCTTGGCATGCAGTGAGATAGAAGGATGCAGGGGAACCTTTTGGAAAAAGAGAGATGCCACTTGCTGGTGGAGCGACTATGATCATGTTGCGGATCTTAATACTGGAACCGCCGATGTATGCACCAATGCCCCAGGACATGTGTACTTGGTTGGTCGAAGAGAGTCGCTCGAATCGTGTAATAAGGCAAAGCAAGAATGTCttgagagggaagaaggtcttgagaaggagattACCAGATTGAAAGGCGAGGTTGATACATTGAGGAGTATGTCATCCTATTCATGAATGATCTAGAAGCTATCAAGGATGATAAGGACGCGGGGCGGGATGCTTATATATCCACAGAAGCGTATGTCTATCCCTACGCAGGTGGTCCATATATACTTACACAATTTTAGAGCCAGCATCAACTCGAGGAAAACACTTAAACCTGGGCGGAATAGTCAGGAATACTATTGAAGAGTGTGCTGAGCTTTGTATCTTGAACAGTAACTGCGATCACGCGATGtattcaaaaaaaaaaaaggagacaagATTTGCGCTACGTACAGCAAAACTACGAAACAAGGGCTCAGCTACAAGGAGGATTGGGACATGTTGGCCTCTCCTTGGGATTTCTATCCATCTTAGTTAAGGAATCTTGGACCAGAGGCCATTCGACTGACTTTGTCTCTGATGGGCGTGTAAGCTCCGGCCATGGACCTGGGTCTTTGACTAGTGACTATTCTGTTCGCAAGTAAAATCGAGAAGGATCAAAGCTATTGTACTTCTCTACGTAATAGGTATTGTTTAAATTCTTGGTTAGCTTTATCATGGTCAGGGAGCCGAAATACAGAATTAAAAAATCTTACTGGTTCTCTTACCTTGATTTCGTCGATTATTACGCTTGCATACCGCATATAATCTCGGCCTTTTTCCCGAGTGCCCGCGAGGTCAACACACCATGTTAGAGAGTTATCAAACGATCTTGGCATTCTTTACAAGCCCTTCAAATCCGCTTGATGACGGTCTTTGTAAACAGGAAAGGGTACGATCCTCCGGACTCCGCAGACAGGCGTCGTCGTGAGTAAATTTTGGTGTCCTTGCTAAACAGAATAAATTCCATACAACTTCTACTAGGCTCGAGGACGTATATCCCAGGCGGTCTCGTCAGAATACCACTGGCCACCGCGCTGACACTTGTGTCTCATAGGATTATCTAAACCTTGAACAATTCTTAAGGACCTAGATACAGGGCTTTTTCGTTGGATCATATATCAAAAAGCGAAGGGTCTCTCATAAATGGATAGGCGTATTAGAATTCGAGAGCCATGGGCGTAGTTTCAGGTTTAACATTGCGAAGCTAAACTGGAGTGGCCCtaatattattctcttttttcatCCAGTAGTGCCAACATATAATAGGATCCTGTATCATCTTCATATGCCTACTAGACAGGGAGCGAGTTGTAAATAGGATTGCCGATCAACAGGAAAGCATGACAATACTACACTATCGCCATGGCTTATGATATTGAAGAGACTTTTCAAAAATTGTCAAAATGGGAAGATTAGTTAGTTCTTGAAAGACATTGTAGGGAAATGTATCGTTTTAGGCTTGAGTGGGTAACATTTGATTGGTAAAATCGGGAGATGGGACTTATATTCCCACATATCAACCTATTTGAAACCGGTTTACTTATTCTATCCAGCTTCGTCAACAATTCCCTGTCAAGCAGTTATGATtggataaaaaaaataatttgTAGGAGCGTATTAGGGGTTAAAAAGAGGCCTAGTTTTACCCAAGGTGTAAGGACACTTCGAGTGCATCTGCATGGCCGCCCACGCTTTGCTCCAGGATAAGGTTCAATAGTTCGCGCGCTCATAATCTGTAAACGAACCGCTAAACAGAGATCGACACGATCTTTCCGCACGTGGACTAGACTCTCGATAGGACGGAGCAGATCGTTTCCTCAAGCTCTACTGCGGGATTCAATAATCCACAGTTCAGCTGCACCGGAAACTCCGCCTTTTACTCGGTGACCACCATATTTGAGTTATCATAACACAACTATTAAGTCTGGTGGGCCTGTCTGCTTGGTACCGTAGGAAGGGCCACTGTTACCATGCCCATGCGACCGAAACTTATGAGTGGCTGCCTCCTGGTTGTATTCGGCTACCAAACTGATCTTGGCTAGGGGTGTGGAACTGAGGGTCCGTGACAGATATAAAatccacatcttcctgcGAACAATGTTTACGAACATTCTCCCACAACACCCTAATAAGTAAGGACCCTCGACGCTTGATTATTGTCGACAGGgattttctctctctatttttttgtttttttgtcttctgcttcctttttcaacATGAAGGTTTCTACCTTGTTGACCACCCTTTGCGTACTGGGTGTTGCTAGTTCGGCGGATCCAACCGCACAATGCGATAACGGACCCGTTCAATGCTGCGCAACGGTCGGTTTACCGACTGACAGTGTAGTCTCACCTTTACTTGGCTTGCTCGGAGTAGTTGTTCCAGACATGAGCACTCCAGTTGGATTGACCTGTATGtctcgatattctcctttGCACCTTCGAAAACTAATAAGTCACCTTTTCAAGGCAATCCTATTGTCCAGGGTGGATCTTGCCCAGGCCACCCCGTTTGCTGTACAGGAAATGTAGGCCATGCTTCTGCGACACATTGTTCCAGCTACCTAATGTCCATCGGAAATGATTACTGACACGAGTACAGAATTTCAATGGTCTCCTAGCCCTTGGCTGTACACCCGTCACGTTATCTACATGAAAACagtaaaaagaaagcaaaggcagGCACGTTTCAGTTAGTATTTCGATCTGGttgggggagagggaggcCAAAATGTCTCGGACGAAAATTGATTACAAGTGTACGTTGAGCAGAAATGTTCAAGGTGGTGATGACCGTATAGAAACATGTCTTATGATGCGATGTGGCCTCGCGAGCGGTTGTTGATTTGTTATTACTTCAATCTCAGGCAACCAGGTAGCAGATGTCCAGCTAATGGCATTAGACGATTATCTACAAGTGGTCTTAGTGTCTTGTATCTTGTATTACAGGAGACTACAACTAGGAAATCCTTGGTCATGCCTAGAGTTATTAACGGGTTACGGCTCAGGTTCAAGATATAAGACCCGGCCCGAGCCCGCGCAGATTTAGGTTCCCCGCGCTGGAGCTAAATAGGTATAGCATTACTTAGGCCTAGTGTACACCCCTAGACTAATTTTGCAAGCTCTAATCTGTATATAAATGTAAAAGCAATTCTAGAAAATCTATGGTTTTAACCAGGTGATAACAACAAAAAGCCGATGGCTTCCTCCGCAATCGGGTCGGGTTTTGCGGGGAACCCGAACAACTCTAGCTACAAGTATTAAGCACCCCGTTCCTCTTACTTCTTTCGTCTCAGAAAACACTCGCTCATGGTCCGAAACAGAAGTCCAATTAGGACCCCCGGCTGATATGAAGCGCCGGAGCAATGTCAATCTTCTCTCAAGCTTTTAAACAATTGATGCCAAAACCCTGAAATATCTTCTGCAACAACATAATCACACTCATTTATCCGTTCTCTCAACTCGTCAAGAAGATCCCTACGTGCCTGCAGACCCCACGAAGATGTCCTCCAGGGAGCTGCTCTCAAATCCCGCACCAAAGCTATCACCGCCCCAAACAACATTGCAAAGCTATCCAAGGACCATGCAACTGTATTACGCCAAGGGCAGTCATAGATATAGAAACCGGCTCCACCGTACCGGACATCATCTGGTTCCCAAAGCCATACATCACCGTATTCTGCGTCTACCATTACCATACAGTCGTTGACATTTCCGATGTGGAAATAGATGTCACTGCACTGGGCTCGCGAACAAGGTATCTCATGTATTTCAAGTTCATTGTCGTCGGTAAGGATGTAGTGTTTCGGACTactcttggcttcttggcttAAATGTAGAGATTCGAAAGCTATGCCCTGTAGCTTGAAGGCAGGGAAACCAACAtttaaaagaaaatctcGAGTACGATCATGCACCAGGCCGTCAATATCGGATTCTGTAGGCTGCCATAGTGTGTTTGCTCCAAAGCAGGCTTCCAGCCAGGCTCGGCTTGGGGGTGCAGCAGTAATTAGATTGCTCTACATTGATATATGTTGGTCAACATGTTCCATCCATGGTCCACGTTCGGGGTTGGGGAACCATACTAATATTGATTGGAAAATCTTGCTTCGGCAGTACGGATCACAAAAGACAATATAGGCGGATCTGCATGACTGTGCGAAGTTATAGGCATCTGTTGTCGTATTTAGACCCTGGTAAATGAGTAAGACAATCTCGGGGGGGATATGTAGAAGCCCCATTCTTTATCGCCGAGTACCCTGCGTTCCAGCTGATGTATCGCAAGGAATGTATGTTAGAAGCCCAGTTGAGTCATGCCAAGAAATCAGGGCTAACCAGTTCTAGGACTGGCTCTGGTTCAGAATacaaaaacgaaaaaaacCAAAGTCAGGAGAATAAAAGGGTCTGTTGTTGGGGGTTAAAACCTGGATTCATAGCCTTAAGGGAGAGTAACCGTGTTGAtcaaaaaagataatatttCCATAATGTCGAGGAGTAACGACCAACAAGCTCCATGTGGGAATATATAACCGAAGGGGTGACGGGTATCCTTCCCTAGAAACTTAAAGTTTGACAGAATGTGACAAGTTTCTTCCAGACAACAAACAAGTCACTCTTCATATACCCTACTCTGCCTATCTGTCATCAAATTCAAGTCTAGATATCCCCGGTTGTTGTCGTCTACATTGTGTTGTGACTTCCCATGCATCGCCTATTACTAGAGCAATTCAGTCTGTGCCTCTTGATGACATTAGGATTTCGAACTGCCAAGAGTTGCGGGGATAGCTCAGTTGGGAGAGCGTTAGACTGAAGTTTACTTCGATCAGATAGCCCTTATGGGTATCTAAAGGTcgccggttcgatcccggcTCACCGCATCATTTTTTGCATTTGGATAATTCCCTACCCCTAGATAGGCACGCAACATTTGCAGTTGTCAAGGTAGTTTATTCCCCGGCCGTGCGGGAGCAGATCATGTGGTTTAGCCCAGGAGTTGACTGATGCAAAGAGAATACTTTGGGGGTTGCGATGGGTTATTCTTGTCAGCATCGTATCATATCGTCGGCAGTTCAAACTATTACCTCGCAGTGCTCTTCAGGTATTAAAATTGGCCCATGCGCTTTTTTAACTTTGTCAAGGATGCAGGTAACCCTTGTCTCTGCCTTATTTATTCTAATTGTAGTATATGTTCcacgcttcttcttccaacgGTCTGTGTACCCGTTAGCTATCTTGGATAGGTCTAGTATCAATGTAGAAGGCACCCGATTGAAGGTGGTGTCAAAGGAATGTTGGAAGCGCATTTGACCGAGGGTTAACTTCAGCGTCGAACACCACTACGTGATCATACGTTGTTGGGTTAGAGTCGGCGGTTCCAtatatctcttttttatttttctacCTTATCGTTAGTTTATCTTCTtgggtacggagtaattaAAGTCCATTTTGTGCCATATAAGTTCAGGCGAAAgttgttttttattttgttctAAGCTTCTAAGGACACAAATTTCTTAGGCAGTCTAGAACCGGAGAAGGGGGCTATATGCTGTAGCTAATGTAGATCTATCTTATTGATAGTCCAGCTatttatacttctttctaTATACCAGTCCGGTAATAGATCCATCTTATATCAGCTTGTAACGTGGGTCTACTCAATACCAATAGAAGTAATCTATTTCCGGTTTCCTGGCTGCAGCAGGAAAGGCCTATCAGCCAACTCAGCTCGGATAACTATTTTAGTCGTAGACATTAAGTCCATTGTAAAGCCAGTTTACCAAAATTAGTCATTTAAAAGCCAACGGATATAGACTCCGATGTTGCCGTTCGGCCATCGGGTTGTCCATGCACAAGGGGCTgggtatactatacagtCATCCTGCAGCGTCGTCAGCGGATCTGTGACAGTCTCCATCAGTTGATTTCTTGATCACTTTCTGGTCTGTACCACTGCCCAAGAGCCTAACTGCTGACTATTGAACTCCTAAGCCGCTATACCGAACTGCCTAGGTACTAGGGGCAGAGATTCCTCTGGATGAGTATCCACGGGCCGGTTTAGCAAAAGCTCCGTCAGCAGCGAGAGGGGCGGATGCGACCGGAACTATCCTGCAGGTCTTGTGAAATACAATAGACACAGGGAATTGGGAGAGTCCCCGTAATCGAACAAATGAACATAGGAATACAGGTGAAAGTCCTGATACCTTGAGGAACGTTATACGTTTCCCTGAAATGTACGTAACATGTACACCTCTagtaagaagaagagagcagtATACATTGCGAACAGGTTGAGTGAGGCGAGATAAAAGATAAGCTTGATAGTTGTGGCACGGCATTAAGTATGCGCGTGGTAAACTAAAACAATAATAGCCAGGGCTGCATATCAAGTATAATGcgatataaataatatctGGCTGCTGTACAATTATATTCAATCTTCTCTCTAGTTATGCATGGTATCGACATTTTTGCCTAAGCCAACTATAGTAACTGTGAGATGTCTATACCAAGTGTCTCTATGACTGAGATCGATGCGCGCCagttatatttatatttatgTACCTGATTCTAAGCATCATCCAGCGCTGCAGCTACAGTTTTGGTCTGTGTGGTTGTGTCGCAGTTCTTTCCAATAGTAGTCACCCAGCACTTAAAGTGACACTTCTGCTTACCCTTATCCGACTACCGACTTCTCACCTTCTCCGAGGGGAGTATAAAAGTTCACAGAACTATCCCTCTAAACCCAACCCACTACGGCCGCAATGGCCGAGGTTGCGCTTGATGCTACTAGAATTATATCCTGTGTCTTTAAGGCCGCCTCTGATTATTTTGAAGACGATCCTCCTCTGTGCCGCATTTGTTAAGTCAACTAAGTCAACTTACCGAATTGAGTTGGTTAGGCTTATAGGTACCTATTAACTTAAGGAGACAACCCACACTTCACACATGAGAATGAGCCCAGTGCGTAACAGAATATAACTTGAATTTTGCATCCCACAAACTAACATAGGTGCTaattgaattgaatgaaCAATATGACATATGCCCCGCCAAAGGGGTAGTAGTAGGGAGATGAAATAAGACTTGACGCTGGCCGACTTAGGGCAAAGAGCCCCTGTGACCCATCACGAGGGCTGAGGCGTTGCAGAATGATGATAAG
Proteins encoded in this window:
- a CDS encoding hydrophobin family protein (predicted protein); the protein is MKVSTLLTTLCVLGVASSADPTAQCDNGPVQCCATVGLPTDSVVSPLLGLLGVVVPDMSTPVGLTFVDISDVEIDVTALGSRTRYLMYFKFIVVGKDVVFRTTLGFLA